One Anthonomus grandis grandis chromosome 12, icAntGran1.3, whole genome shotgun sequence DNA window includes the following coding sequences:
- the LOC126743298 gene encoding uncharacterized protein LOC126743298 — MVRNYSRLPGSRPYKNYTEKNLANALQAVREGRMSQNKLFAKHEGRVGHPTILTQQKERLISETINQVADWGFPVTASDAREIVQKYVTKEGRNISGWPNNRPGPDFEKFITRNNISIRLASNIKHDPGAKKVLVRRGTKRVEKVQEHSRSAISVMVCGSANGILLPPMVVYKANNIYENWTVGGPLGAVYDNISSGWFDMNLFEVWFFKLLLPHVKENCNGESVVLLGVNLASHFSPTVVKAAKENNIYVAPLTPNLTHFMQPLDVAFFAPMKKKWRAILDDWRKTRRVKGTLLKEHFPNLLNHLWRSLQERVEENLKSEFRATGICPYDPQQPLSKLPKTPIDASTSDILNDSLLEFLQETRGQSSTNPKRKRGRKIIPGKEVDCEETKEEQLARQGKTN; from the exons ATGGTGCGAAATTATAGTAGGTTGCCTGGATCGAGGCCCTATAAAAACTACACGGAAAAAAATTTAGCGAATGCATTGCAAGCTGTTAGGGAAGGGAGGATGTCACAA AATAAGCTGTTTGCGAAACATGAGGGTCGTGTAGGTCACCCCACCATCCTTACCCAACAGAAGGAGAGGCTAATTTCAGAGACCATCAACCAGGTAGCAGATTGGGGTTTTCCTGTTACTGCTAGTGACGCCAGAGAAATCGTGCAAAAATATGTTACAAAAGAAGGCAGAAATATTTCTGGATGGCCCAACAATAGACCAGGACCTgactttgaaaaatttattaccagaaataatattaGCATTCGATTGGCATCTAATATTAAGC ACGATCCCGGggccaaaaaagttttagttcGTAGGGGTACTAAAAGGGTTGAAAAGGTTCAAGAACATTCGCGTTCAGCAATAAGTGTAATGGTCTGCGGAAGCGCAAATGGAATCCTACTACCACCAATGGTAGTCTATAAAGCCAACAACATTTACGAAAATTGGACTGTTGGTGGCCCTCTAGGGGCAGTTTATGATAACATCAGCAGTGGATGGTTCGATATGAATCTCTTTGAGGTATGGTTTTTTAAACTGTTGCTGCCCCACGTCAAAGAAAATTGTAATGGTGAATCAGTTGTTCTTTTAGGTGTTAACCTAGCCTCACATTTTTCTCCAACCGTGGTAAAGGCtgctaaagaaaataatatttatgtgGCTCCTTTAACCCCCAATTTAACTCACTTTATGCAGCCTTTGGACGTGGCTTTCTTTGCTCCCATGAAAAAGAAATGGAGGGCTATTTTAGACGATTGGAGAAAGACTCGTCGCGTAAAAGGCACTCTGCTTAAAGAACACTTTCCGAATCTCCTGAATCACTTGTGGAGATCTCTACAGGAAAGAGTAGAAGAGAATTTAAAATCCGAATTTCGTGCCACCGGAATTTGTCCATATGATCCGCAGCAGCCTTTATCCAAATTGCCAAAAACTCCAATTGATGCATCTACGAGTGATATTTTGAATGATAGTTTATTAGAGTTTCTTCAGGAGACACGTGGACAATCAAGCACGAACCCTAAACGAAAGCGGGGACGAAAAATTATTCCCGGCAAAGAAGTCGATTGTGAAGAAACTAAAGAGGAGCAACTAGCAAGACAAGgaaaaactaattga